The following are from one region of the Corylus avellana chromosome ca1, CavTom2PMs-1.0 genome:
- the LOC132167723 gene encoding glycerol-3-phosphate acyltransferase 9 produces MSSSSTEKLKSSSSELDLDQPNIEDYLPSGSSIQEPLGKLRLRDLLDISPALTEAAGAIVDDSFTRCFKSNPPEPWNWNVYLFPLWCFGVVVRYFILFPVRVIVLTVGWIIFLSAFIPVHSLLKGHDKLRKKIERSLVELICSFFVASWTGVVKYHGPRPSMRPKQVFVANHTSMIDFIILEQMTAFAVIMQKHPGWVGLLQSTILESVGCIWFNRSEAKDREIVARKLRDHIQAADNNPLLIFPEGTCVNNHYTVMFKKGAFELGCTVCPVAIKYNKIFVDAFWNSRKQSFTTHLLQLMTSWAVVCDVWYLEPQILKPGETPIEFAERVRDIISVRAGLRKVPWDGYLKYSRPSPKHREQKQQSFAESMLRRLEEK; encoded by the exons ATGAGTAGTAGTAGCACTGAGAAGCTAAAGTCGTCAAGCTCCGAATTGGACTTGGATCAACCCAACATCGAGGACTATCTCCCTTCCGGATCCTCCATCCAAGAGCCCCTGGGCAAGCTCCGCCT GCGTGATTTGCTCGACATTTCTCCTGCGCTAACCGAGGCTGCTGGTGCCATTGTCGAT GACTCGTTCACACGATGTTTCAAGTCAAATCCTCCGGAACCATGGAACTGGAATGTGTATTTATTTCCGCTATGGTGTTTTGGGGTCGTAGTTCGATATTTCATTCTATTCCCCGTCAG GGTTATAGTATTGACAGTGGGATGGATAATATTCCTTTCGGCTTTTATTCCGGTGCATTCTCTTTTGAAAGGGCATGACAAGTTGAGGAAAAAGATTGAG aGGTCGTTGGTGGAGTTAATTTGCAGCTTCTTTGTTGCGTCATGGACTGGGGTGGTAAAATACCATGGGCCACGGCCTAGCATGCGACCTAAGCAG GTTTTTGTGGCCAATCATACTTCCATGATTGATTTCATCATCTTAGAACAGATGACTGCATTTGCTGTTATTATGCAGAAGCATCCTGGATGGGTTG GACTTTTGCAGAGCACCATATTAGAGAGTGTAGGATGTATCTGGTTCAACCGTTCAGAGGCAAAGGACCGCGAAATTGTAGCAAGGAA GTTGAGGGACCACATTCAGGCGGCTGACAATAATCCTCTTCTCATATTCCCGGAGGGAACTTGTGTAAATAATCACTATACGGTTATGTTCAAGAAG GGTGCGTTTGAGCTCGGCTGCACTGTTTGCCCAGTTGCAATTAAGTATAACAAAATATTCGTTGATGCTTTTTGGAACAGCCGGAA GCAATCCTTCACAACGCATCTGCTGCAGCTCATGACATCCTGGGCTGTTGTTTGTGATGTTTGGTACTTGGAGCCTCAAATTCTAAAACCTGGAGAGACACCCATCGAGTTTGCAGAGAG GGTTAGGGACATAATATCTGTTAGAGCAGGTCTCCGAAAGGTACCTTGGGATGGATATCTAAAGTACTCTCGTCCTAGCCCAAAACACAGAGAACAGAA GCAACAAAGCTTTGCTGAGTCAATGCTGCGGCGTTTGGAGGAGAAgtga
- the LOC132166942 gene encoding lysM domain-containing GPI-anchored protein 2-like — MGYAKVLLGVLLVSALSISTAQPLAPFKCSKAGSTCTALIDYMSPNKTTLSVIQNLFQVKKFRNLLGINNFSSTSENQTINAQQKIRIPFTCACSNGTGHSNGSPVYTVVGGDVLYHIAAEVFSGLVTYQEIAAANKLPDANKIEVGQKLWIPLPCSCDDVDGSKVVHYGRLVDSESTVESIAEQYGTTSSTLLSLNQMTNVSDLKAGQVLDVPLKACTSNISSTSLDYPLLVARDTYIYTARNCIKCTCDPANNYTSLQCEASGLKPLSNWTACPAMQCEGAGNNQYIGNITSSGGCNQTTCAYTGYDSQTIFASLVTESTCPASDGTNSGIQGLRWNFLFISIQLIFICLHLSH, encoded by the exons atgggtTATGCTAAGGTGCTTCTGGGTGTGCTCCTAGTCTCTGCTCTGAGCATATCAACGGCTCAGCCACTGGCACCATTCAAATGCAGCAAAGCGGGCTCGACGTGCACCGCCCTGATCGACTACATGTCCCCCAACAAGACCACCCTCTCCGTCATCCAAAACCTCTTCCAAGTCAAGAAGTTCCGCAACCTCCTCGGCATCAACAACTTCTCAAGCACCTCAGAGAACCAGACCATCAACGCGCAGCAGAAGATCCGAATCCCCTTCACCTGCGCCTGCTCCAACGGCACGGGTCACTCTAACGGCAGCCCCGTCTACACCGTCGTCGGCGGCGATGTGTTGTACCACATCGCCGCCGAGGTGTTTTCTGGACTG GTAACGTACCAGGAAATCGCAGCCGCTAATAAGTTGCCTGATGCGAACAAGATTGAGGTGGGGCAGAAGCTGTGGATCCCACTTCCGTGCAGCTGTGATGACGTGGATGGGTCGAAGGTCGTCCATTATGGACGCCTGGTGGATTCTGAGAGCACGGTGGAGAGCATAGCGGAGCAGTATGGGACGACGTCGTCTACTCTGTTGAGCCTCAATCAGATGACTAATGTTAGCGATCTTAAGGCCGGTCAAGTTCTTGATGTCCCTCTCAAAG CTTGTACATCCAATATAAGCAGCACCTCCTTGGATTACCCTTTACTTGTTGCCAGAGACACTTATATCTACACTGCTAGAAATTGTATTAAGTGCACATGTGACCCAGCGAACAACTATACGTC ACTACAATGTGAGGCTTCTGGACTAAAACCATTATCCAACTGGACAGCATGCCCTGCAATGCAATGTGAAGGTGCAGGCAATAATCAATACATTGGAAATATAACATCTTCAGGTGGTTGTAACCAAACAACCTGCGCATATACCGGTTACGATTCCCAAACCATTTTTGCAAGCCTTGTCACAGAGTCCACTTGTCCAG